The following are from one region of the Thermococcus cleftensis genome:
- a CDS encoding cell wall-binding repeat-containing protein: MKGKATGVILIGFIVLSLLPLPGASGAESGIVILVTDNEADLAVAKGAAELLGAEVVVSPWGTYSPEVSAEILSAAPGMVIIIGGPVALPEDYTGDLKDFGIPYERWYGETRYGTNLAVIQGLAREFPEVLRDVSTVVVANGRDALALREYANSITAGTGEKPLLVLTDEGKTNETLEALSRLTEIRKIRYIATEDDGRPMFPLNKGAIQGFVREHFGGNVSVEERTSPPGPRDALIQLAVAENRTTRAEELLDGLQIPQARERLEKARGLLQKAREAYGAGDYVEAYALSVRASGEADFVIARAYSEVRTIYQGSAKIKLQVQLSQLEAMLKVLKARGYDVSEAEELLQEARGALERGDYSYLINDLIPMIKEKIAEETVWKGGIPRPPGPPSGRDKGKP; encoded by the coding sequence GTGAAGGGAAAGGCAACTGGGGTCATTCTCATAGGGTTCATCGTGCTGTCACTGCTCCCCCTGCCGGGCGCATCTGGCGCGGAGAGCGGGATAGTGATACTCGTCACGGACAACGAGGCCGATCTGGCGGTGGCCAAGGGTGCGGCGGAACTTCTCGGGGCGGAGGTTGTGGTAAGTCCCTGGGGAACGTACAGCCCCGAGGTGAGCGCCGAGATACTCAGCGCCGCACCGGGAATGGTGATAATCATCGGCGGTCCCGTGGCCCTTCCGGAGGACTACACGGGCGACCTGAAGGACTTCGGAATACCCTACGAGCGCTGGTACGGTGAGACCAGGTACGGCACGAACCTCGCCGTCATACAAGGACTCGCCAGGGAGTTCCCAGAGGTTCTAAGGGACGTGAGCACGGTGGTCGTGGCCAACGGGAGAGACGCCCTCGCCCTCAGGGAGTACGCAAATTCCATCACCGCTGGCACGGGAGAGAAGCCGCTCCTCGTTCTCACGGACGAGGGAAAGACCAATGAGACCCTCGAAGCCCTATCACGGCTGACAGAAATTAGAAAAATCCGCTACATAGCGACGGAGGACGATGGAAGGCCGATGTTTCCCCTCAACAAGGGGGCAATTCAGGGGTTCGTTAGGGAACACTTCGGTGGAAACGTCAGCGTGGAGGAGAGGACATCTCCTCCTGGACCGAGAGATGCCCTGATACAGCTGGCCGTTGCCGAGAACCGAACCACGAGGGCGGAGGAGCTTCTTGACGGCCTCCAGATACCCCAAGCAAGGGAGAGGCTTGAGAAGGCAAGGGGGCTCCTCCAGAAAGCGAGGGAAGCCTACGGCGCCGGGGACTACGTGGAAGCCTACGCTCTATCCGTCAGGGCAAGTGGTGAAGCGGATTTCGTGATAGCGAGGGCCTACAGCGAGGTCAGGACGATATACCAAGGCTCCGCCAAGATAAAGCTCCAGGTTCAGCTCTCCCAGCTCGAGGCTATGCTCAAAGTTTTAAAAGCCAGGGGCTACGACGTGAGCGAGGCCGAGGAGCTCCTCCAAGAGGCAAGGGGGGCCCTGGAGAGGGGCGACTACTCGTACCTCATCAACGACCTCATACCGATGATCAAGGAGAAGATAGCCGAGGAGACCGTCTGGAAGGGAGGCATTCCGAGGCCTCCCGGGCCGCCATCTGGAAGGGATAAGGGGAAACCATAA
- a CDS encoding L-threonylcarbamoyladenylate synthase, whose product MTVIINMRDGIDERKIRVAARFILEGKLVAFPTETVYGLGADALNGEAVRRIFEAKGRPADNPLIIHIADFSDLKKLASEVPKEAKLLAEEFWPGPLTFVLPRKEEVPLVTTGGLDTVAVRMPSHPIALSLIRASTPIAAPSANISGKPSPTLAEHVIDDFYGKIKAIIDGGETRIGVESTVIDLSSEKPTLLRPGGLPLEEIERVIGPVEIHPAVRGKLIDVARAPGMKYRHYSPNAQVIVVEGRRERVRAKIEELVREYRSKSYRVGVMATEEFEADEFFHLGRSEEEVARNLFKALRELDRRGVDVIIAEGVEEKGLGFAVMNRLRKAAGYRIVWA is encoded by the coding sequence ATGACGGTAATAATCAACATGCGAGACGGGATCGATGAGAGAAAGATAAGGGTCGCCGCGAGGTTCATACTGGAGGGCAAGCTGGTGGCCTTCCCGACCGAGACGGTTTACGGACTGGGAGCCGATGCCCTCAACGGGGAAGCCGTGAGGAGAATTTTCGAGGCGAAGGGCAGGCCGGCAGACAATCCCCTAATAATCCACATAGCGGACTTCAGCGACCTGAAAAAGCTCGCGTCAGAGGTTCCGAAGGAGGCGAAACTTCTGGCCGAGGAGTTTTGGCCTGGCCCCCTGACATTCGTTCTTCCCAGGAAGGAAGAAGTCCCGCTCGTAACCACCGGGGGTCTTGACACGGTCGCGGTTAGAATGCCCTCCCACCCGATAGCACTCTCCCTAATAAGGGCCAGCACGCCGATTGCTGCCCCTTCCGCCAACATAAGTGGGAAACCTAGCCCAACACTTGCGGAGCACGTGATTGACGACTTCTACGGAAAAATCAAGGCCATAATAGACGGGGGAGAGACGAGGATAGGCGTGGAATCGACGGTGATAGACCTCAGCTCCGAGAAACCCACCCTCCTGAGACCAGGAGGCCTGCCGCTGGAGGAGATCGAGAGGGTGATAGGTCCAGTGGAGATACACCCGGCGGTGAGGGGGAAGCTGATAGACGTCGCCCGCGCCCCGGGAATGAAGTACAGGCACTACTCACCGAACGCCCAGGTCATAGTGGTGGAAGGGCGCAGGGAACGGGTGAGGGCAAAGATCGAGGAGCTGGTGAGGGAGTACCGCTCAAAAAGCTATCGCGTTGGGGTCATGGCAACGGAGGAGTTCGAGGCCGACGAGTTCTTCCACCTCGGGAGGAGCGAGGAAGAAGTCGCGAGAAACCTCTTCAAGGCCCTGAGGGAGCTCGACAGGCGAGGGGTAGACGTCATAATCGCGGAGGGCGTTGAGGAGAAAGGCCTGGGCTTCGCGGTCATGAACAGGCTGAGGAAGGCGGCCGGATACAGGATAGTCTGGGCATAG
- a CDS encoding nucleotidyltransferase domain-containing protein → MAREKVVRIWDEREVIYTPKRWHYLREKREKALKIMERLSQFDPLLYGSVARGDVRKDSDVDIFIPYRVPSYLVELALEGLVRRRKIVMATPWHLIKGVIEIDEETTVTFPLIEPTDRELDFYRWGGAVDLRGVKTEERVPGVNKKLILIIPTEKGHIEREVVGRESEVARTLGVSVDIVTERVHVLTRRDAIGRTGIYLNEEVPDWLTFEEALKIIADRDPNVRRKVRERGGV, encoded by the coding sequence ATGGCCAGGGAAAAAGTCGTTAGGATCTGGGACGAGAGGGAGGTAATCTACACCCCAAAGAGGTGGCACTACCTCCGGGAGAAGCGCGAGAAGGCGCTCAAGATAATGGAGAGGCTTAGCCAGTTCGACCCCCTCCTCTACGGCAGCGTGGCAAGGGGCGACGTGAGAAAGGACAGCGACGTGGACATCTTCATACCCTACAGGGTCCCGAGCTACCTGGTGGAGCTAGCCCTTGAGGGGCTCGTGAGGAGAAGGAAGATAGTCATGGCGACGCCCTGGCACCTCATCAAGGGGGTCATCGAGATAGACGAGGAAACGACCGTAACGTTCCCGTTAATAGAGCCTACCGACAGGGAGCTCGACTTCTACCGGTGGGGCGGGGCGGTTGATTTGCGGGGCGTGAAGACGGAGGAGCGCGTTCCCGGCGTGAATAAAAAGCTCATCCTGATAATTCCGACGGAGAAAGGCCACATCGAGAGGGAAGTTGTCGGAAGGGAAAGTGAAGTTGCCAGAACCCTCGGCGTGAGCGTGGACATCGTCACCGAGCGCGTCCACGTTCTAACGAGGAGGGACGCGATTGGGAGGACTGGCATCTATCTGAACGAAGAGGTCCCAGACTGGCTGACCTTTGAGGAGGCCCTGAAAATCATCGCCGACCGCGACCCCAACGTGAGGAGGAAGGTGAGGGAGCGGGGAGGGGTTTAG
- a CDS encoding ATP-binding protein — protein MIERETWAEVILDYRSLPFEGVEREIDVRIPNTQMALAIIGPRRAGKTYLMRQIIEKLRSEGVPEEKVVYVNLEDPRLVGASLEDLMTLLEVLREMGGEKLHLFLDEVQAVDGWERFVRYLLDMGNMVFVSGSSSKLLSKEIATQLRGRSVSVRVFPFSFGEFLKARGFAVKRYLSSAEKVELRILLREYLEWGGYPEVVLNPHMRIEVLRGILDLAIYRDIVERWGVRNVSALRLLLKILARSSHLTLTKAYSTMKSLGVSIGKGTLADYLEYLSDAFILHRLPPYVKSYKKAELLGFKPYLVDNGLLRITGVKDRGRLLENLVMVELLRRGFEPGEDLFYVPGDDWEVDFLAGDELIQVSYELHTLNRERELKALVSASERIGAERLTVITFADRERVELRGKKIDVVPLQDWLLR, from the coding sequence ATGATTGAAAGGGAAACTTGGGCCGAGGTGATTCTCGATTACCGTTCACTGCCCTTCGAGGGGGTGGAACGAGAAATCGACGTGAGAATCCCCAACACCCAGATGGCACTGGCGATAATCGGGCCGAGGAGAGCAGGGAAAACCTACCTCATGCGTCAAATCATCGAGAAACTCAGGTCGGAGGGTGTTCCGGAGGAGAAGGTCGTCTACGTGAACCTCGAGGACCCGAGGCTTGTGGGGGCTTCCCTTGAGGATTTGATGACACTCTTGGAAGTCCTGAGGGAGATGGGTGGGGAGAAACTCCACCTCTTCCTCGACGAGGTTCAGGCCGTTGATGGCTGGGAGCGCTTCGTCCGCTACCTCCTCGATATGGGTAACATGGTCTTCGTATCAGGCTCCTCCTCAAAGCTCCTCTCGAAGGAGATAGCGACCCAGTTAAGGGGGCGCTCGGTATCGGTTCGCGTCTTTCCCTTTTCCTTTGGGGAGTTTTTGAAGGCAAGGGGATTTGCGGTTAAGCGCTACCTCTCAAGTGCTGAGAAAGTGGAGCTTAGAATTCTTCTGCGGGAGTACCTCGAATGGGGGGGCTATCCAGAGGTCGTGCTCAACCCCCACATGAGGATTGAAGTCCTTAGGGGAATCCTCGACCTCGCAATCTATCGCGACATCGTGGAGCGATGGGGGGTCAGGAACGTCTCGGCTTTGAGGCTTCTTTTGAAAATCCTGGCCCGTTCAAGCCATCTCACACTTACCAAGGCGTATTCGACGATGAAGAGCCTTGGAGTTTCGATAGGCAAGGGAACCCTCGCCGATTACCTCGAATACCTGAGCGATGCGTTCATTCTGCACCGTCTCCCTCCCTATGTGAAGTCCTACAAAAAGGCGGAACTGCTCGGCTTCAAGCCCTACCTCGTTGATAACGGCCTGCTGAGGATTACTGGGGTTAAGGACAGGGGAAGACTGCTTGAAAACCTCGTCATGGTTGAACTTCTGAGGCGGGGCTTTGAGCCGGGAGAGGATTTGTTCTACGTTCCCGGCGATGACTGGGAGGTAGATTTCCTTGCTGGAGACGAGCTGATTCAGGTCAGCTACGAGCTTCATACCCTTAACCGGGAGCGCGAGCTTAAAGCCCTTGTTAGTGCCTCGGAGCGGATTGGTGCGGAGAGGCTTACAGTGATTACGTTCGCCGACCGGGAGAGGGTTGAGCTGAGGGGCAAAAAAATCGATGTCGTTCCCCTCCAGGATTGGCTTCTTCGCTAA
- a CDS encoding glycosyltransferase family 4 protein encodes MRILMVGHYPPHGGGVANHLDGLVRELRKRHEVHVLTYGPIKPREFERDLVHQVKVPRVYGLRGTSFAFLGAGRITRLQGKFEFDLIHAHFVGTTSFAGVLAKERLNLPLVVTAHGSDLEHTAKLRLGRFYVKRTLAAADEIIAVSHWLARKALDLGAERVRVIPNGVRELRSVPGARRYVTFIGALREYKSPETFIELARHFPSEEFLVVGDGPLRERLEREAPENVRFLGYREDVDRILSESRLLVLPSRREGFGLVIIEANSLGVPAVGRRVSAVPELIREGKNGLTFQSFDELIEAVGKLLEPKANRKAGSTGRHVSKIYSWEKVAREVEKVYESVLG; translated from the coding sequence ATGAGGATTCTAATGGTCGGCCACTACCCGCCGCACGGGGGAGGAGTTGCTAACCACCTCGACGGCCTCGTGAGGGAGCTGAGGAAGAGGCACGAGGTCCACGTTCTCACATACGGCCCAATCAAGCCGAGGGAGTTCGAGAGGGATTTGGTTCACCAGGTGAAGGTTCCCCGGGTTTACGGTCTCAGGGGGACGAGCTTCGCGTTCCTGGGAGCAGGGAGGATAACGAGGCTCCAGGGGAAGTTCGAATTTGATTTAATCCACGCCCACTTCGTTGGAACAACGAGCTTCGCCGGAGTTCTAGCGAAGGAAAGGCTAAACCTCCCGCTCGTCGTGACCGCCCATGGGAGCGACCTGGAGCACACGGCAAAGCTGAGACTCGGGAGGTTCTACGTGAAAAGAACCCTGGCCGCGGCGGACGAGATAATAGCGGTCAGCCACTGGCTGGCGAGGAAAGCGCTCGACCTCGGAGCTGAGAGGGTCAGGGTCATTCCGAACGGCGTGAGGGAGCTGAGAAGTGTTCCTGGAGCCAGGAGGTACGTAACCTTCATCGGTGCGCTCAGAGAGTACAAATCCCCGGAAACCTTCATCGAGCTTGCCAGACACTTCCCGAGCGAGGAGTTCCTGGTGGTGGGCGACGGCCCGCTGAGGGAGAGGCTTGAGAGGGAAGCGCCGGAAAACGTCCGCTTCCTCGGCTACCGGGAGGACGTTGATAGAATCCTCTCGGAGAGCAGGCTCCTGGTTCTCCCCTCGAGGAGGGAGGGCTTCGGACTCGTTATTATCGAGGCTAACAGCCTTGGGGTTCCGGCAGTTGGAAGGAGGGTGAGCGCGGTTCCCGAGCTGATACGCGAGGGCAAGAACGGACTGACCTTCCAAAGCTTCGACGAACTCATTGAGGCTGTGGGGAAGCTCCTCGAACCAAAGGCAAACAGGAAAGCCGGCTCAACCGGAAGGCACGTTTCAAAGATCTACTCCTGGGAGAAGGTTGCGAGGGAAGTTGAGAAGGTTTACGAGTCCGTCCTGGGATAG
- a CDS encoding DUF7411 family protein, with translation MCLIAGGVGSNLRERFVTMILAGKHRGEDSFGVWTDGGVFKSGDFSRVSEIPDGRIGLLQCRLAMTGSKAFTQPFVNELALVHNGEIYNHRELRAWLEGKGVSFESDVDSEVILRLIEFFLDGGMSVSEAVGRAMGMLEGDYAVAFSNGERIYLFRDPIGIRPLYFSPRGFFASERKVLWSIGEEAIPVRPGELVIIDRNTIKRETVFSLARLRRKPLDPKRAVEAVARALTCATRHRVGKRTGILFSGGLDSSTIALIASEYSDVVLYTAGAEGSQDLEWARKVADLLGLPLRERVFDIDDVRDAVPRVAFAIEEPNPMNLAIGVPLYFATELARKDGARVLLSGQGADELFGGYAKYLERPELMERDLEEIGEKNLARDDKIAMLNSVEGRFPFLSLPVVSAALNTPLEAKISGGRRKVVLRKAALKLGLPEEVAWREKKAAQYGSGSQKILERLAKSEGLRLREYAEKLFIETFKRG, from the coding sequence ATGTGCCTGATTGCCGGCGGAGTGGGTTCAAATCTGAGGGAAAGGTTCGTCACGATGATACTCGCAGGAAAGCACAGGGGAGAAGACAGCTTCGGCGTCTGGACCGACGGAGGAGTGTTCAAATCAGGCGACTTCTCCAGAGTCTCGGAGATTCCGGACGGAAGGATAGGTCTCCTCCAGTGCAGGCTTGCCATGACCGGCTCCAAAGCGTTTACCCAGCCCTTCGTGAACGAGCTGGCCCTGGTCCACAACGGCGAGATATACAACCACCGTGAGCTGAGGGCCTGGCTGGAGGGAAAGGGCGTCTCCTTCGAGAGCGACGTGGACAGCGAGGTTATTTTGAGGCTCATCGAGTTCTTCCTCGATGGGGGAATGAGCGTTTCTGAGGCCGTCGGAAGGGCGATGGGAATGCTTGAAGGGGACTACGCGGTTGCCTTCTCCAACGGGGAGAGGATATACCTCTTCCGCGACCCCATTGGGATAAGGCCCCTATACTTCTCGCCCAGGGGTTTCTTCGCCAGCGAGAGGAAGGTTCTATGGTCGATAGGCGAGGAGGCGATTCCCGTTAGGCCCGGGGAGCTGGTCATCATCGACAGAAATACCATCAAGCGGGAGACAGTTTTTTCCCTAGCCCGGCTGAGGAGAAAGCCCCTCGACCCAAAAAGGGCCGTCGAAGCGGTTGCCAGAGCCCTTACCTGCGCCACCAGGCACCGGGTTGGGAAGAGAACCGGGATCCTGTTCTCCGGCGGGCTGGACAGCTCGACCATCGCCCTCATCGCTTCGGAGTACTCGGACGTCGTCCTCTACACCGCCGGGGCCGAGGGGAGCCAGGACCTCGAGTGGGCGAGGAAGGTCGCCGACCTTCTGGGGCTTCCCTTGAGGGAGAGGGTCTTCGACATCGACGACGTGAGAGATGCCGTCCCCAGGGTCGCCTTCGCCATTGAGGAGCCGAACCCGATGAACCTGGCCATAGGGGTTCCCCTCTACTTCGCCACGGAGCTGGCCAGGAAAGACGGGGCCAGGGTGCTCCTCAGCGGGCAGGGGGCGGACGAGCTCTTCGGCGGCTACGCCAAGTACCTCGAGAGGCCCGAGCTGATGGAGCGCGACCTGGAGGAAATAGGTGAGAAGAACCTCGCGCGCGACGACAAGATAGCGATGCTCAACTCGGTCGAGGGCCGCTTCCCCTTCCTCTCCCTGCCGGTTGTCTCGGCGGCGCTGAACACGCCACTGGAGGCCAAGATTTCCGGCGGGAGGAGGAAGGTCGTCCTCAGAAAGGCGGCGTTAAAGCTCGGACTCCCAGAGGAAGTGGCATGGAGGGAGAAGAAAGCCGCCCAGTACGGCAGCGGTTCGCAGAAAATCCTCGAGAGGCTCGCAAAAAGCGAAGGGCTGAGGCTGAGAGAATACGCTGAGAAACTTTTCATTGAGACGTTTAAACGGGGATAA